The sequence GTACCTCTTCTTCCTCTCGAACGGTTTTAGTTTCACACAGATAGCGATACTCGAAGCCGTCTATAACATAACGACGGTAGTGGGCGAAATTCCGACGGGATACGTGGGCGACCGGGTCGGACGACGCAACAGCCTTCTGATCGGAACCCTCCTCATCTCGGTGACACTCGTAGGGATCGGTCTCTCGGAGTCTTTCGCCACAGTCGTACTCCTCTATGTCTTCTGGTCTACGGGGTATAACTTCCGGTCGGGGAGTGAGGACGCCTGGCTCTACGACACACTCATAGACGACCTGGGTTCGGAGAGATTCGCCCACGTACGCGGTAGAGGAGAGGCGGTCTCTCTCGGAACGGGAGCCGTCGCGGCTGTCGTGGGCGGCTACCTCGGAGGCATCGACCTCTCGTACCCGTGGTTCGTAGGAGCGGCTATCACCTTCTTGGGAGCCTTAGTCCTCGTGACAGTCGACGAGCCCGAGACCTACGAAGCCGCCGACACAGAGAGCCTGAGTCTCCGCAGAACCGCGCGGATCGTGAAAGACGCTGTTTCACAGAAGAACCTCAGGGCGTTCGTCGTCTACTACTACGTCCTCTACTCCGCGGTCACATACCTGATCTTCGTCTTCCTCCAGCCCATATTCGAGACGGTCGTCGTAGATCTAGGTGTCGCCGCGAGCCAGGTCGAGTCACTCCTCGGCTGGTTCTACGCGGCTTACAGTCTCCTGGGGGCTGTGATCAGTTACTACGCGGGAGCGATAAAGAACCACGTCGGCGTCCGAGCCTGGTTCCTCTACCTTCCGTTCGGTGTCGGAGCCGCACTCGTCGGAATGTACTTCTTCCCCGTGTTATCTCTCCCGACGTTTCTGTTCGCAAGAGGACTCTCGGACGTCACTAAGTCGTTCGCGGGACAGTACGTGAACGACAGGATAGCCACCTTAGGAAGAGCCACGGTTCTGAGCGGGATGGCGATGGTCAGCGGTCTCACAGTCGTCCCGTTCCAGCTTGGAAGCGGAGTGATTTCGGACTACGTCTCGCCACTCTTCGCCCTCTTCGTCGGCGGTATCGTCCTTATACTCGGGTCAGGAGCGGTTCTCGTCTGGGAGACACCCGTGTCAGAAGAGGCTACATCGACGTGAGGTATGAGACGTCAGACTCAGACTGAAAACTCTCTACCCGAGAACTCCTCTCTCTTCGAGGAGACGTCTTAGCTCCTCGACAGAAGCCACGACTGTGTCACACTCCTCGCGGACAGTCGGCTTCGGCTCGTATCCTATCGCATCGCCTGCTATTCTGAGCATCGGAAGGTCGTTCGCGCCGTCGCCGACAGCCATTGTGTCTTCGAGGTCTACACCCTCTGACGTAGCCAGACGTTCGAGAGCCTCGTCCTTGGTTCCCTCTATGAGGCTTCCCTCGACCTCTCCTGTAAGCGCGCCGTTTTCGAGGACGAGTCTGTTAGCGACTATCTCGTCGACCTCTATACCGCTGCGTTCGAGGATCGACTCGACTCCCCTCTCGAATCCTCCTGTGAGTATGGCTACGAAGACTCCCGCGTCACGCAGGTCGTTTATGAGGTCGGCTGCGCCCTCGTGGAACTTTATTCTCTCGAAGGCGTGGTTCATCCTCTCTTCGGGAAGACCTTCGAGAAGCTCTATCCGCTGTCTCAGACTCTCGGCGTATCCTATCTCACCGTTCATCGCCCTGTCTGTGATTCCGGCTATCTCCTCGGCTACGTCCTTTTCCTCGCCGAGCAGGACAGTCATCTCGGAGTCAGAGAGCGTTCCGTCGAAGTCGAAGGCTATCAACATAGAACTGTCTTTGTGTCAGTCCCTTATTTATGTTAAGACTGACACCCGAGAGACAGACGTTTGGGCGCAGGTAGATATATAAATCCATGTTATGTATGGAAGCCTATGTCTAATATAGACTTGCATGTCGGGGTGTTAGCCGTATTAGTCGTCTTAGCCGGAGTCGTAGTCGTGGGGACGACCTCGGTATCTGTAGCCGCACAGGACGCCGACGACACCGACGCGAACGCCACGAATGTCACACAGCCCGAACCACCGGGTCTCGGGCTCGGACACGAGATAAGCATCGCCCTCAGATCCCAGAGAGAGTACATCGAGGGCGCAGTCGAACGTGAGTCTTTCCGCCTATCCTTCAAAAACGCCTCCGAGACCAACAGGTCGAGGGTCGCCAAACGCGAGGTCGAGAGGATTCACAGTGAGATATCCGACGCATACCAGGAACGTAAACGTCTCATAGAAGAGCTTCAGAACGGGAACATATCACCGACTGAGTTCGCGATGAAGATGGCTGAGATAAACATGAGAGTCTCGGAAGCCGCACGTAGCCTGGGACACGTCGAGAATGTATCCGAGAGACGTAACGTCAGCCTCAACAGAAGCCGTCTCAACCGGACACGTGGTCTCGCACGTGGAATAGTCGGTAACGAGACACCGACACGTCCGCGTGGAGCGGGAGCAGTCGAGGTGGCGAGACGTGCGATGAGTCTCGCGAGGAACGCGAGTAACATGACGGGACACGAGGTCGCCCAGAGAGCACGCAACCTCAGCCGTGATCGTGTCCACGCTCCCCCGGTTGACACAACAAACAGAACCGACCGAGTGCCGGATCGGGGACAGCAGGCAGACAACATGAACGGATCGGGAAGTAACGGAGCACAGCAGGGGAGTCAAGGTATGAACCGAGGTCAGAACTCCGACCGCGGAGGAGGAGGGGGACGGGGCAACCCAGGCTCGAACGGAGCCGTGGGAATGGATGGACAAGGAGAGGGAGGTGACGGAAGATGAGCCGTAGACTGCGGCTCTTAGGCGTAAGTCTTCTACTCCTTATCGCTTTATCGGCAGTCACGGTCTCTGTCTCGGCACAGAACTCTGGTCAGACCGACATACAGATAGACATCGACGACAACGGCGACGCAGATTTGGTCATAGACAATCACGTCTCGCTCGGTACACAGTCCGAGAGACAAGCCTTTGACTCGATACTCTCGAACCAGACGAGACTTAACGAGATGGGAGACGAAGCCGCCGCGCCCTTCAAGTCGTTCGCCGAGAGAGCGTCCCAAGAGATCGAGAGGAATATGTCGGTCTCAGTTAAGTCAGTCAAGGGAACCAGAGACGGCGAGACGGGAACCATCTCGATCACACTAAGCTGGGAGAACTTCGGGCGTGTTGACGACAGCCGAGTCTATGTGGGCGATGTCTTCGAGGGGGGTCTAAGACTTTCCGAAGGACAGAGTCTATCCGTGGTAGCTCCCG comes from Candidatus Afararchaeum irisae and encodes:
- a CDS encoding MFS transporter, yielding MDVLNRQKRSELGSILKYYLYKSTRADEFYRPIMYLFFLSNGFSFTQIAILEAVYNITTVVGEIPTGYVGDRVGRRNSLLIGTLLISVTLVGIGLSESFATVVLLYVFWSTGYNFRSGSEDAWLYDTLIDDLGSERFAHVRGRGEAVSLGTGAVAAVVGGYLGGIDLSYPWFVGAAITFLGALVLVTVDEPETYEAADTESLSLRRTARIVKDAVSQKNLRAFVVYYYVLYSAVTYLIFVFLQPIFETVVVDLGVAASQVESLLGWFYAAYSLLGAVISYYAGAIKNHVGVRAWFLYLPFGVGAALVGMYFFPVLSLPTFLFARGLSDVTKSFAGQYVNDRIATLGRATVLSGMAMVSGLTVVPFQLGSGVISDYVSPLFALFVGGIVLILGSGAVLVWETPVSEEATST
- the serB gene encoding phosphoserine phosphatase SerB — encoded protein: MLIAFDFDGTLSDSEMTVLLGEEKDVAEEIAGITDRAMNGEIGYAESLRQRIELLEGLPEERMNHAFERIKFHEGAADLINDLRDAGVFVAILTGGFERGVESILERSGIEVDEIVANRLVLENGALTGEVEGSLIEGTKDEALERLATSEGVDLEDTMAVGDGANDLPMLRIAGDAIGYEPKPTVREECDTVVASVEELRRLLEERGVLG